The nucleotide window TTGCAGTACTTTTTTATAGTATTCTTCTGCCTTTTCGTATAGCAATTTTTTATAATAAACCGCACCCAGCCCGAGATAAATCCGTATATCTTTTGAGCCGTATTTTAATGCTTTATTATATTCAAAAATCGCTTCATTATGCATATCAGCACCGCGATATGCCTCCCCTAATTTTAGAAGGACAACCGGGTTTTTTTTCTTAATTTTTTTGGCATCAGTATAAAATGTAATTGCATAACTGTACTCGCCACGCATTAAATACTCATCACCTTTAGAGATATAGAATCTAATTTTTTCTTTTTTTGATTCTGCATATAAAAAGATGGAAAGATAGAAAGATAGAAAGATGGAAAGATAGAGAGATGGAAAGATAGAAAGATGGAAAGATAGAAAGGAAAATCTATTGCCCAACCACCTAGCCATCTTACCATCTATCCATCTATTAGAATAGTATTTTTTCATTTTAGAAATACTATTTTATCAATAAACTTTTCAAGTATTTTATCTTTGATAGCATTCGCCTTACTTCTTGTGGCAACAAGCCCTGCCTCTATACATTCTGCTGACCTGTCAAGTTCTATCATACTCACATTTTTTATATTCGGTATTATTACAAAATCGGCATTTTTTATCTGATTAGATACCAGGAATCCAGCTTGAATATTTATCGCCTGAATGAGTGTTTTCATAACATTATCTATATTAAATAATGAATAATCTACCTGTGGCCAGACAGCAATTACAAAATCGGCAGCCATTACTTTTGCGATATCAATCGGTAGATTATCAACCAACCCGCCGTCTACAAGCAGCCGATGTCGGTATTCAACCGGCTTAAAGAGACCCGGGATTATTGCAGAAGCACGCATTGCAAATGCTGCCTCGCCTTCCTTAAAAACGATTCGTTCACCAGTTTTTATATCACAGGCGATACAGGCAAACGAAATTTTTAACTCGTCAAACCTTTTTTGCCTGATATGTTTTTCCAGATATTTTTCAAGTTTTTCTGTGCTTAACAGCGATTCCGCAGTAATAAGTGTTAGCAGTTTAGTTGCTGAAAGATTTGATATTTTATTCCAGCCAATATCAGTCCCTATCCGTTCTATATCAGTTATCGCCATACCTGTCGCATAGAGCCCGCCAACAAGCGCACCGGCACTGGTACCAACAATAATATCAGTCGGTATATTATTTTCTTGAAGCACCTTTAAGACGCCGATATGACTCAGACCTCGTGCGCCGCCACCACCTAATACTACCGCGATTTTAGGCCGCTTAGAGTTCAATGCTAAAAAATCTTTCCATAATAAATCTCTTAATAAATTATCAGATTGAGCATAAAGGCAGGTAAAAGGTAAAAGGTAAAAGGTAAAAAGTAAAAGGTAAAATCTCAAACTGCGAAGAACAGGATACATTTTTTATTCAATAATTTTGCCGATACTGGTTTCTAAATTGATTTTTGCGATTATAACATCTTTCAATGCATCAATATATTCAAGTTGGATATTCATCGCTGTCTCTAACATTTCAATAAACTCAAGATATGTAAGTTCTTTTAATACCTCATCTGTTACAGTTGTAGCAAGTTGTTCTTTTTCGTTAGTTTTTTGTTCAAACTTTTTAACTGCAAACTCGTAATCAACAAAACATTTTCTTACCTCGGCCTGGATTGAGTCGGTAATACTTGCTCGGTTAATCTGTGTTTTTCTATATTGGTACTTTTTTTGTTTTATTCGGGCAAACTGACCAAAACCATCAAATATCGGTAGTGTAAAATTTATAGTTGCATTCCACGCTCTTTTTTCAAATGGCAACTGTCTATCTTCAAGTTGATAGTTGCCACCGAGTGTAATTATAGGATACCTGCCGGATAATGATAGGTTTACTGAAAGCGCATCCATCTGTTCCTGAAGTTGCGTTTTTTTAAGTTCAGGCCGATATTCAAGCGCCCAGGCAATGCATTTATTGAGGTCTACCACAGCCTTTTTGTGCTCTAACTCGCCTTTGATTGTGAATATCGTATTTAACTCTATCCCGATAGAATCAAGAAAATCAATTTCTGCCAGTTCCAGTTCTTTCTGGTTTTTGGTTTCTGCTGATTTTATTTTTTCAATTTTTTTTTCAGATATAAATCTGTCTTTAGGGTTTAAAGACTCATTTTTTCTATTTGATATTTTTTCAATAGTTGCTTTATAAATCTCAACTTTTTTCTGGATTGATAGAAGTGTATAGAAATTTTTTTTAGCCGATGAGCCTGTTTTGTTTTTGATTACCTCGTAATCACTTTCAGCCGATTTCAATTCTGTTTCTGCAAACTTCTTTGTAGCAGAAATTTTGGCACCACTCCATAATATCTGATAGAGCGAAATTTTGGCTGTATAATAATCTTCAATGTTATCAACCAGTGGCTCAATTTTTTGTGGCAGGATAGTGTTGCCCAAAATAGGCGAAATCAACAGCGGGCTTTCGGCTTTGAATTTGGAATAGTTGGCGTTGAACTCCAATTGCGGATACATTATTGACCGCGCTTCTTTCAGCCGTTGTCTGGCAATCTCTATATCCTGTCGGGCGGATAGAAGTTGCTGGTTGTTTGAAATCGCAAGATTAACACTATCGTCAACTGTTAAAACTCTTTCTACAAGTTGCTGGGAATAGAGACAGGTAAAAGGTAAAAGGTAAAAGGTAAAAGGTAAAAGGTAAAAAAATTTTTTCATAATCTTTTAAGTTGCTGTTTTACAGATGATAGCGATGTGCCGCCGTAGGATTTTCTTTTTTCAACAGATTTCCTGAAGTTTAACATATCAAAAACTGACCTGTCAAATTTTTCAGAAAATTTTTTCCATTCTGTAATTGATAAGTCATCAAACTTTTTCTGGTTTTTTATACAATAATCCACAAGTTTAGCAACAATACTATGCGATGTTCTAAACGGAAGCCCTTTGCAAACAAGATAATCAGCAATATCAGTCGCAAGAATAAAGCCATTCTTACAGGCAGAAAGCATTCTGTCAGGGTTAAGTTTCATTTCTGAAACCATTCCCGCACAAATATCAAGTATATTTTCTATTGTCTCAGCAGACGAAAAAAGCGGTTCCTTATCTTCCTGCATATCCCTGTTGTAAGATAACGGAAGCCCTTTCATAACGGTTAAAAACGAAATTAAATTACCGTAAATTCTGCCTGTTTTTGCTCTCACAAGTTCTGCAAAATCCGGGTTTTGTTTCTGCGGCATCACAGATGAACCTGTTGTAAATTTTGCTGAAAGTTTTATAAATCCAAACTGCTGTGAAGACCATATAACAATTTCTTCAGCAAGCCGTGAGCAATGCATTGACACTACTGCGCAATCAAACAAAAACTCAATTATGAAATCTCTATCAGCAACGGCATCCACAGAGTTTTCTGAAATTTTTGAGAATCCTAACTGGCTGGCAACAAAATTTCTGTCAATATTGAACTCTGTTCCTGCAAACGCTGCAGAACCTAACGGACAGATATCAATCCTTTTATAGCAGTCATAAAACCGTTCTTTATCCCGTTTTAACATCCACACATATGCGAGAAACCAGTGACTGAATAATACCGCCTGTGCATTTTGCAGATGTGTAAATCCGGGCATAATTATATTTAAATTTTTTTGAGCAATTTTTTTGAGCATACTGATTGCCTTATCTATTTTTTCAATAATTATCTTTATCTCGTCTTTCAAATAAAGCCGTTCATCAAGCGCCACCTGGTCATTTCTGCTTCTTGCAGTATGCATTTTGCCAGCAACATTACCGATTCTTTTTTTGAGTTCTACCTCTATTGAAGTATGAATATCTTCATCAGTAAATCTTAATTTACCAGCATTGAAATCTTTCAAGATTGAGTTAAGCCCGTTGATAATTTTTGTGGCTTCTTTTTGTGTAACAATTTTGCATTTAGCAAGCATTTTTACATGCGCAATGCTCCCTAAAATATCATACTTCGCAAGTTTTACATCGTAAGAAATTGATGAGACAAACTTTTTTAGTTCCATAATACCTGTTAACAGCAAATTCCAAATTCTAAATTCCAAGTTGACCCGAACAAGTTCGCAACTCCAGTAGCCTACCCCTTAAGGGGTAGGCTACATTGGAATCCTCAACTTGTTGAGGACAGCTTTTTTATTTTCCATTTCTCAAAATCGCTTCAACTTTCTGCGATAGTCCGAACAGATTTATAAAGCCCTCCGCATCTTTCTGGTTGTAGATATTTTTTTCTCCCCCCCCTTCAAATGTAGACAGTTTTTCCCAGTAAAGTGATTTTGGCGAACTTCTTCCTAAAACAATGCAATTACCTTTGTAAAGTTTCAATTTTACAGAGCCACAAACATTTTTTTGTGTTTCGTTTATAAATCCGTCTATTGATTCCTTTAACCGCGAATGCCACAAGCCATAATAAATCAGTTCTGAATATCTTTGTGCCAGAATCTCTTTGAAATGCGAGGTTTCTCTATCCAACACCAGCGATTCAATTTCTTTATGCACAGTATACAAAATAACCGCCGCAGGACATTCATAAACACCTCGGGACTTCATACCAACCAGCCGGTTTTCAACGAGATCACATCTGCCAATACCATTTTTGCCACCGAGTTCATTTAACTTTTTGATTATTTTAACAGAGTCGTATTTTTGGTTGTTGATCTTTACCGGGACACCTTTTTCAAAATAGATATCTATGATTGTCGGTTTATTGGGTGCCCGTTCGGGTGAAACGGTCATTTGGAACATCCCCCCCTTTTTATCATCGGGTGCGTTTGCTGGATTTTCCAAAATACCACCTTCATATGAAATATGCCATAGATTCGCATCGGATGAATACGGCTTCTCTGCAGTAACTGATACTGGTATCTTATGTTTTTTAGCGTATTGTAATTCATCCTGTCTTGATTTTAATTCCCACTCCCGCCATGGGGCAATAATTTTTATAGACGGCAGCAACGCTTTGAATGTAAGTTCAAACCTTACCTGGTCGTTACCTTTACCTGTTGCACCGTGTGAAACTGCATCCGCCTTTTCTTTTTTTGCAATTTCTATAACCTTTTCAGCAATTAACGGTCTGGCAAGTGCTGTTGCTAAATAATACTTTCCTTCGTAAATCGCATTTGCTTTTAATGCCTGGAATATATACTTTTCTACAAATTCTTTTTTTGCGTCTATAATATATGCTTTTACAGCACCTGTTTGCAGCGCTTTTTTGTAAATTTTTGATAAATCCTCGTCGGGCTGACCTACATCAACAATACAGGCAACCACATCAGCATGATAATTTTCGTTCAGCCATTTTATCATCACCGAAGTATCTAACCCACCTGAATATGCAAGAACAATTTTCATAAAATCTCCATAAAAATAGTATTTTTTTAAAAATTTACCTATACACTTCTTTGCGATGCTTAATTCTGTAAACAAATATACTCTTGGCAGTATCATCAATTCTGTAACAGCATCTGTAATTGCCGAACCGTATCCGATAAGCATCTTGCTGAGATAAAAGTTTATTGCAACCCCGTGGTCTAGAATCAGATTTTAATACAAGTAAACCTGCTTTTATTTTGGCGAGCGTTTTTTTATCTTTTATGTCGTCTAAATCCCGTTGTGCTGAAGGCAGAAGTAATACTTTATACTCCTCTTTTTGCAAAATAATCCTCCAACGGTGTAGCAGCAGATTCTTCAAATCGCAATTTCATCATATCCGCTGAATCTTCCAATAACTCTTCTCGTTCAATTTTTTCTTTAATAGCATGGCTAATAAACACCCCTATTTTAATGCCTTTTTCTTTACAGTACTTTCTTATTTCAGTGATTGTATCCTGAGGTAATTTTGCAGCAAAGGATATAACTCTACTCATTTTTCCCCCTTGTTAGAGAAAAGTTTACTTTCTATTATTAGTATATAGAATATTTTACTTTTTGTCAATAGTTTTTTTGTTTTGTAAATTTTTTTATATTTAAGGTAAGGACATTAGGCAGGTTTTACCGTCTCGGAATTGGCTTTACCACTGAATACTCTGAAGTCACTGAACATACTTTTTTTCTCGCTATCTTCTGTGTCCTCTGGGGTTTCTTTCGTTTAGCCTGGAAGCCTCAGTTGAAAGTTTTCTACCGTCTAAATGCATCTAACTTTTTTGTTCGTGGTAGCCGATGCTTCAGTGCCACCGATACTGAAGCCCACAAGGGGCTGAAGTATCGGCTACAAAAGGCACTTCAGCGTCGGCTACCGATTACAATTGAGTAATTCAGGTTCAATAATTTTTTTTAGTACTTTCTGGGCTTTAAGGAGTGCTTCGGCGAGTGGTGAACGGATAACTGCCTGAACAGATGCACCAGCACGCTGACAGGATTTTTCGGTAAATTGAGTAACAATTTTGTTATGAATAATTTTTAGCGGTATTCTTTCCTTGATTCTCGGTAGATAAACAATCCTATCCGGATTCAGCTTGTTTTTTCGTGGAATACCTGTAATCCGCTGAGCATAATAACTGATATCCGGATGGTTTTTGCCGATAATTTTTTCAGCATACTCAACCGCTTGGGCATTTTCAATATACTCCAACTCTGATAGATACGCTGCATCACCGCATTTTATCTCATCGTTGGCTGATTCAATATTTTTGTAATGGACCGGTTCTATATCTGACAATTGAAACTCGCATTTATCAACAATCTCCTGGCTATTATCTAAAAATTGTTGTGGCATCCCGGCATCCAGCATTTCTTTTTCTGATTTCAACCAGTAATGATGCGAATCAATTTTGAACGATGAAATTTTATCAAATCTGGTTTTTATAACTAAATCGTGTGAAAGCCAATCATCAATCTCTAAATAATGCACATCATTTGTAGCAACGGGCTTGACATCGTATTTTTTAGCAAGTTCTAAAAGCGCTTTGTTTGATATTTCCTCGTCGGTAATCCCGTGTTTCCCAATCTCAACATAAAAATTTGTTTGAAATATATTTTTGTATCTTAAAAAAATTTTTTCGGCTTCCGGAAAACCACTCTTTATGTAGACCTGTGATATCTGGTTAAAAAAACAACTTGTTGTCGCAATCAAGCCATCAGAATATTTTTCCAGCAGTTGCCAGTCAACAAGCCCGCGTTTCTCATAATAGTTATTCTCAAGCCAGCTATCTGAAACAAGTGATACAAGATTCTTATAACCGATAGGATTTTTAGCGAGTAATAGCAGGTGGTATCTGCTTTTATCCTTTTTGTAAATTGATTTTTTAGCATCATCAACAAAATATACTTCAACTCCAAAAATCGGTTTTATGCCATATTTTTTACAAATATCCGAAAACTCATACATAAACGGCATCTCGCCATGCTCGGTTATTGCAATTGCGTTCTGTCCAAGTGTTTTTGCTTTTTTTATACCTTCTTCAAGTTGAAGTGCACTATCAGAAAACGAGCCAATAAAATGGTTATGCAGATGTGAAAACATTATTTCTCAGGCAGATTAAATAAATCAATTTTTAGGTTCTGGTTAAAATACAACTTTTTAAGCAACAAGTTAGTTTTTACATTAAGCGTGGGATTACTAAAATCAAGCCGATGCGGAAAAATTATTCTGCCGGCTGGTTTATAGTCGGCAAATTGTATCACAGAACCGTTGTCAAACTCCAGTTCGGTAATTGTATGCGATTTCTTGTCAATTTTTAAGTTGACAGTACTATTTTTAAAACTATAAAGATTTTTTTCTTCATTCACAAAATTCAGTTCATCAAAACATTCGGTATCAAAAATCTTGAAAATATCTCTAACCCAGCAAAAGTCGCTAGTTAAGTCATACATTGTTTGAGATGGTGTAATATACACGATTGTCCCCTGTCGTAATAGAATAAGCCCTTGCGGGACTGAAAACAGCCCTAAAATTTCTACTCTGAGTTGTTTAGGTTTCTTGAAGAAAAACGGGCCATTGATACTGTAGGATTTGTTTTTATAGTTAGTTGTGGCTTTTACAAAGCCGGCAATATCTTGCAGGTTTTTGAAACATTTTAACGCACGATTTTTTACCATTTCCGACGACCATTCCAGATTTTTTTTATATTTTCTTATTTTGTTTTCTATCAGTTTATTTCTTTCTAACTCTAATAACAATGCGGTTTCCCAGTTGTCAACCGCATTCTGAACATCGCCAACAGATAAGTAGCAATCGCCGAGATGGTCAAAAATTATAGGGTCATCCAATTTCTCAGATGCTTTTTTTAACAATTTTAATGCCTCGTCATATTCTGCCCGACGATAATACACCCAGCCAAGCGAATCAATATATGCGGGATTTTCAGGTTCTAACTCTAACGCTTGTTTAATAAACTGTTCTGCTTCTACAAGTTTTACATTCTTATCCGCCCAGGTATAGCCAAGATAATTATACGCCTGCGAAGTGGTTGTATCTATTTCTATAACCTTAAAAAACGATTGCTCTGCCAAAGCCCATTTTTTCAGTTTATCATAAACCACACCGAGTTCAAAATGATATTTAGCATTTTGTGGCTCCATTTTGAGTGCTTTGTTAAGATATTTTTCTGCTTTCTTGTAGTTATTCAGAACCTCGTAATTCATCGCCAGAAAAAAATATACATCCGGATTTTCAGAACCTAACCTGATTGCTTGTTCAAACGATTTTACTGCCTGTTTGGTATTTTCTAAAATTGTAAAAATATAGCCCTTCTGTATGTATGGTTCAGGCAATTTTTTGTTTAGATGAATTGAATGGTCAAAATATTTTAGTGCCTCATCATATTTTTTTTCATCAAGCGCAATCAAGCCAAGATAGTAATCAACCCAGTGATTTGTTGGAATAGTTTCTTTTATTTTTAACAGATATTTTTTAGCAGTTAATAAATCCTTATTAAGAATTGAAAGCCCGGCAATTTTTAGCATAGGTTCGGTATCTTCAGGAAAGATATTAAGTAATTTCTCGTATAATTCAATTGCTTTTTTGTAGTCCTTTTTTTCTTCGTAAATCCCAGCAAGCGCAACCAATGGAACAATAGAATTGGAGTCCATCTCATATGCTTTTTTAAGATACGATTCGGCTTCAACGGGCTTATTAAGTTTGTGATACAGAATTCCGATACTTACATAGATTTCTGGTGATTCCGGCTGTAACTGAAGATATTTTTCAAAATATGTAATTGCTTTTTCGTAATTTTTAATTTCAGCATATAGAACAGCCAGGTTATAAAGTGCTTTTTCATTTGCTGGTTCTGTTGACAAAATTTTTTCATATGCAGAGATAGCATCTTCAGGTTTTTTTTGATAAACCGATATTTCGGCAATAAGTTCAGTTGTTAATTTATCTTCAGGCTGCTGTCTGGCTATTTCAGAAATCAGTTCAGATGCGGAGTTTATATCGCCTGTTAGAAAATAGAGGCTCAGCAGTTGTTTTTTGAGATATATTGAAGCAGAATCATACACTGCAGATTTTTTATACTCGTCTATCGCTTTTTTAGAATCACCCATCAGTTCTGCGATATTGCCTAAAATATAATGATAGTATGCATCGGATTGGGCAGAATGAAGACAGGTAAAAGGTAAAAGGTAAAAGGTAAAAGGTAAAAGGTAAAAATACTTTTTCATATGATTTTTGCCATAATTACTGCATCGTCGGTATTTGAATAGTATTTTTTACGAATACATATTTTTTTAAACCCGAAGTTTTTATAGAGTGTTATCGCAGGTAGATTGGTATCCCGGACCTCAAGATATATCTTCCCATTTTTTTTTATATTAAATGATTTTACAAAATCTATTACATATTTCAACATCGTTTTCCCAAAACCCTGGCGCCTATAATTTTTTGAGACGGTAAAATTTGTAAGATGTATTTCATCATCTATACACCAGAACACAACATAGCCGACAATTTTGGAAAAAAGTGTCACTACAAAAAAATATGAGAATTCAAGTTGCAGTTCTTTGTAAAACATTTTTGGTGTCCACGGGTCAGGATATGCTTCGTTTTCAATTTTTACTATTTCAGGTATATCGCCGGGAGCAGCAAATCTGATATTTAAACTATCTGTTAATTTTTTTTTGTTCATCAACATATGCATGTCTGATATACAATGGCAAAACGGTTTCATAGCCACCTGTTATATTTTCCTTCTTCTTGAATTTTTTATATGCTAAAAAGCCAACTGTAGAAGCCAATTGTTGGACACAAATAAAATTCGTTTCCATAAAATTTGTTTCTGTTGCGATTTTTTTTAGTATCTCAGGTTCTCCTGCGAGCACTGATTTTTTGCCAGCAAGTTTTTCCAAATTGCTTATTTTTACTATTTTGTATTCCGTTTCTCGCTTTAAGCCAGTATATTGGGCTGTATAGACCTCTTCACGAAACGCGTCAACTATCGGGAAAATGCGGCTTGTAAAATTTATTCCTTGTATTGCTGAATATACTAAACAATCCAAACTGGATATTCCAACAACTGGGATTTTTAAGAACTGCCCGAAAACACGAGCTAACGAAATACCTATTCTTATACCTGTAAAAGAACCAGGACCTGTATCAACTGCAACAGCATCAAACCGGTGTTTTTTTGTTATACCATTAATAATCTCAAAAATTTTAGATGACGATTTTTTTGGCAAAAAGATATTTTGCTCTGTAATTATCTCGGTATCACAAACCAGCGCAGCACCACAGGTATTACCCGATGTTTCAATTGCAAGTATTTTCACTCAGCTCTTTCTCCATTGTTTTTCACGCATCCTTCTCGTTTTATTTCAGGAAGGGGGCGGGGTTTATAAATTTTTCTGCTGAAAAATAAAATTGAAAATATGGAAACCAAAATTCCGATTGTAAAAGATACTGGCATAAAAATAAAAACTATTTTTTTGGAGTTGGGGTTGACACTTACAGCACGGGTTAAAACATCTGTTTCTTTTATTCGTGCTGGTAAACCATCAACAAAAACTCGCCAGCCTGGATAGTTATAATCCGAAAGAATAATTGTGCCATCTTTATTTATATCTTTTTCTATTTCTATTTTACTATCTTGATATTGTAAAAACTGTAAAGGCAATTTTTTTTGTGTTTTTTTATCTACAAAAATAGCGTGTGAAATATAATCGTTATTGCAATAAATTTTCAATTCCGGTAGAAACAACGGTAAATAAATTTTTTCAACCAATACCAATCTTCTATCATTCAATACAGATGATGAGAAAATATATTTTACCGTTGATTTAGCAAGTTTTAAATACTCTGACTCGTTAACTGGTGCAAGTGGTGAATAAATATTTATAGAACTGATATTAAAAATTGTATTTATATTTGCTGGTAAATAGTTCAGATAACTTTTTTGCGATATATAATTGGTTTCCGGTTGTGTAGATAGAATATAGTTTCTAATCCACGCTTTCTTGCTATCATCTATCACTAAAACTTTTGGATTTTCTTTATCGTTTCTTAAGAACTTGACTGAAGCAGGTGGTAAAAAATAGTTCAGATTCAATACCTTATTAAAATCAAAACCAAAGTTTATCAGTTCTAAAAGAATGATTGAAAAAACTATTATTTTAAATCTTTTTAGTGTCTGAAATCCGGATGCTGAAACTATAGCAAGCGAAAATGCGACAAAAACCAGAAAACGCTGTGGTAAACGAAAAAAATTGAAGCAGGGTATATACGAAACCAATTTGGAAATTAACGGGAATACAAGTAAAAAGAGAATTATACCGATAACAATTCCATAAAAAAATTTGACAAATTTTTCTTTTTTATTTTTTATAAATCCGATAATCACCAGCAAAAGTGTCATAATTCCGACAAACGCACAATTCTCATATAAAATGCTATGATAATATCTGTAAGTACCTCGTACAGGATTACCAAATATATAAGGATAAATAAATAACAAAAGGTCTTTTACATAATAGCCCCAAGAAAACATATCCGCAGATACAACACCTTTAGTCCGTATAGAGTGTGGAATAAGTTCAATCGTAGGCAAAACCTGGCAAAACGCAATCTCAATTGCAAAAACAGCCGATAATAGAAAATTAAGTATATCTTTAATTTTTCTTGTATTAAATAACAACCAGAAAAATAAAACTATTCCGGTATAATACCCAATTTGTGGGAAACCTGATAACAATTGTAACGCAAAAATGGCAGACAAGAGTAGATACTTTTTTCTTATGATAAATAGAAACCCTAATGGAATCCATATACATGAATTTAATAAATTCATATGTTCAGCATGGCAGGCAAAAAAACCTGAAAGGCAGAAAATAACTGCCGCTAAAACTGCGGATATTTTTTTAAGTTTTACTTCTTTTACAAAAAGGTACATAAAAAATCCTGCAAAAAAAATATGCAAAACATATACATAATTATACGCAATCCACTGCGGAAAAATCGCAAAAAGAATATTTAGTGGATAAAGAAAGCCACCCTGCCCTTCCGCATGAATAGGAAAACCTAAAAATATATTATTATTCCACAGTGGAAATTCACCTGTATACAGAGAATTACCAAAGAAAAAACGTGCAGGGAAATACATCTTTGTAATATCATTGACACCAGCTTGCTGGGCTGAAAATAGTCCGAACATTAAAATTGTTTTGAAATGCAAAACAAAAATTAAAAATAAC belongs to Elusimicrobiota bacterium and includes:
- a CDS encoding tetratricopeptide repeat protein; translated protein: MKKYFYLLPFTFYLLPFTCLHSAQSDAYYHYILGNIAELMGDSKKAIDEYKKSAVYDSASIYLKKQLLSLYFLTGDINSASELISEIARQQPEDKLTTELIAEISVYQKKPEDAISAYEKILSTEPANEKALYNLAVLYAEIKNYEKAITYFEKYLQLQPESPEIYVSIGILYHKLNKPVEAESYLKKAYEMDSNSIVPLVALAGIYEEKKDYKKAIELYEKLLNIFPEDTEPMLKIAGLSILNKDLLTAKKYLLKIKETIPTNHWVDYYLGLIALDEKKYDEALKYFDHSIHLNKKLPEPYIQKGYIFTILENTKQAVKSFEQAIRLGSENPDVYFFLAMNYEVLNNYKKAEKYLNKALKMEPQNAKYHFELGVVYDKLKKWALAEQSFFKVIEIDTTTSQAYNYLGYTWADKNVKLVEAEQFIKQALELEPENPAYIDSLGWVYYRRAEYDEALKLLKKASEKLDDPIIFDHLGDCYLSVGDVQNAVDNWETALLLELERNKLIENKIRKYKKNLEWSSEMVKNRALKCFKNLQDIAGFVKATTNYKNKSYSINGPFFFKKPKQLRVEILGLFSVPQGLILLRQGTIVYITPSQTMYDLTSDFCWVRDIFKIFDTECFDELNFVNEEKNLYSFKNSTVNLKIDKKSHTITELEFDNGSVIQFADYKPAGRIIFPHRLDFSNPTLNVKTNLLLKKLYFNQNLKIDLFNLPEK
- the rimI gene encoding ribosomal protein S18-alanine N-acetyltransferase, with translation MNKKKLTDSLNIRFAAPGDIPEIVKIENEAYPDPWTPKMFYKELQLEFSYFFVVTLFSKIVGYVVFWCIDDEIHLTNFTVSKNYRRQGFGKTMLKYVIDFVKSFNIKKNGKIYLEVRDTNLPAITLYKNFGFKKICIRKKYYSNTDDAVIMAKII
- the tsaB gene encoding tRNA (adenosine(37)-N6)-threonylcarbamoyltransferase complex dimerization subunit type 1 TsaB, whose product is MKILAIETSGNTCGAALVCDTEIITEQNIFLPKKSSSKIFEIINGITKKHRFDAVAVDTGPGSFTGIRIGISLARVFGQFLKIPVVGISSLDCLVYSAIQGINFTSRIFPIVDAFREEVYTAQYTGLKRETEYKIVKISNLEKLAGKKSVLAGEPEILKKIATETNFMETNFICVQQLASTVGFLAYKKFKKKENITGGYETVLPLYIRHAYVDEQKKINR
- a CDS encoding YfhO family protein — protein: MAAVSIVLLFLIFVLHFKTILMFGLFSAQQAGVNDITKMYFPARFFFGNSLYTGEFPLWNNNIFLGFPIHAEGQGGFLYPLNILFAIFPQWIAYNYVYVLHIFFAGFFMYLFVKEVKLKKISAVLAAVIFCLSGFFACHAEHMNLLNSCIWIPLGFLFIIRKKYLLLSAIFALQLLSGFPQIGYYTGIVLFFWLLFNTRKIKDILNFLLSAVFAIEIAFCQVLPTIELIPHSIRTKGVVSADMFSWGYYVKDLLLFIYPYIFGNPVRGTYRYYHSILYENCAFVGIMTLLLVIIGFIKNKKEKFVKFFYGIVIGIILFLLVFPLISKLVSYIPCFNFFRLPQRFLVFVAFSLAIVSASGFQTLKRFKIIVFSIILLELINFGFDFNKVLNLNYFLPPASVKFLRNDKENPKVLVIDDSKKAWIRNYILSTQPETNYISQKSYLNYLPANINTIFNISSINIYSPLAPVNESEYLKLAKSTVKYIFSSSVLNDRRLVLVEKIYLPLFLPELKIYCNNDYISHAIFVDKKTQKKLPLQFLQYQDSKIEIEKDINKDGTIILSDYNYPGWRVFVDGLPARIKETDVLTRAVSVNPNSKKIVFIFMPVSFTIGILVSIFSILFFSRKIYKPRPLPEIKREGCVKNNGERAE